The genomic region CTGTGATACGCCTCCCACGCCTGAGGAGTTGGATGAGCTTCTGGAAAAGTATCGTCTCAAGCTCACACCTTACTATATCTCTGAACTTAGACGTATAATACTCGATAAGCGTCTAAGCTTGGAAGACGCTAGGAAACTTATAGAGGCGACGGTGGTCGAGTTTGAAAACTCCCAGGTCGACCCTGGTGAGGCCGTCGGCGTTGTAACCGCTCAGTCTATAGGCGAACCCGGTACCCAGATGACCCTTAGGGTGTTCCACTTCGCGGGTGTAAGAGAGCGGGACGTGACGCTAGGTCTTCCGAGGCTTATAGAGATCGTGGATGCGCGGAAGAAACCGTCTACGCCTATAATGACGGTTAAGCTCGATGAGGAGCATAGGTTTGACAGGGATAAGGCTTTGGCCGTGGCCCAGTCACTCGTTCACACGGCCATCAGGGACATCGCGGCTAAGGGCCAATACGAGATAGACCTTGACAATGGTGTAGTGAGGGTTAAGATCGATAGAGTCGCTATGGAGAATAGAGGTGTAACCGATGAAGACCTAGAAAACCTTTCGCTACCTAACACCACTATAGAGTTCACCGGGGACGAGGTCGTCGTTAAACCTAAGTCCGCCATGGATCTCCCAGGTCTCAAGAAGCTTGTCGATAAAACTATGAAACTTCATGTCAAAGGTGTACCTGGCATCAAGAGGGTCCAAGTCGTTAAAGAGGGTGATGAATGGATAATCCAAGTCGACGGTTCAAACTTCAGTAAGGTGATCCAAGTCCCTGGCGTGGACCCCGCTAGGACCATGACGAACAACCTATATGAAATATACGACACCCTCGGAATAGAGGCTGCTAGAAACGCTATTATAAAGGAGGCGAAGGAGGTTTTCGAGGGCATAGGCGGTGGTCTAGACCTCGACATCAGACATCTTATGCTGGTGGCTGATATAATGACACTCACGGGTAGAATCCGTCAAGTAGGTAGACACGGGGTGACCGGTGAAAAGTCCAGCCCCCTTGCTAGGGCTGCCTTCGAGATAACGGTGTCTAACATAGTCAACGCGGCGGTCAGGGGTGTTATGGACGAGCTGAAAGGAGTCACGGAGAACATAATAGCCGGTCAGGATATGAAGGTGGGTACGGGTATGGTGGATATCTACATGAGTCCAAGCTCGTCGGAAGGGAGGTGAATACCGTATGGTGAATCCCGATAAAGCTATCTACAGTGTCGTTAGAACGGGTAAGGTAGTGTTTGGCTCTAGAAGGTCTTTAAACCTTCTTAAAACCGGTAAAGCCAAGATGATAATCATGGCGTCCAATGCCCCAAAAGATTTAAGAATGCTTGTCGATTACTACAGTAAAGGAGCTTCGATACCGGTCTACGTGTACAACGGTACTAGTATCGAGCTGGGTCGTGTCTGCGGTAAGCCGTTTCCGGTTATGATGTTGGCTGTGAGAGATCCGGGTGAGTCGAATATAATGGAGTTGGTGGCTGAGAGCTATGAAGAGTGAGGGTGTAAGACTTACGGCTGAAGAGATGGGTCTCATAAATATAGTCGAAAACTTGACCGGAGCGAGGTGTCGAGACTGCCTGATAGACCCTGAGACTGGCAGGGTGACTTTCATCGTAGAGGAAGGCGACCTACGGCTGGCTCTGGGTAAGAGGGGGTCTAAGGTTAGACTTCTGAGGAAGCTTCTAAGGCGTGAGGTGGATTTTCTAGAGTATGCTCCGAGCCCCGAGAAGTTCATAGTTAAATCGCTAGCGCCGGCTAAGATTAAAGAGGTTAGGATAACCGAGAGGCCGAACGGCGATAAATTGGCTGTCGTGACCGTTGAACCTAGAGATAAGGGTCTTGCGATAGGTAAAAACGGCCGGGTCATCGAGAGAGCTAGGAAACTCGCGAGGAAATATTTCCAAATCAGCCATATAATCGTCGTGTGAATACTCTAGGAATAGGCTAGGTCTTCCTACCATGTTCATCATTAGCTTTTAGTGTAGATACGTATCTGCTCAACTTGCCGTTTAAACTTTAAATATGGGTTAAAGGGCTTATGGTATCCAGCTATGCCTGGAGAATTCGCGGCTAGAGTTCTAAAGAAGAAGAGGAAGAAGTTTAGGTGGAGCTATCGATACTACAAGCGTAGGATGTTAGGTCTAGATATTAAGGCTGACCCCTTAGAAGGTGCTCCCATGGCTAGGGGTATAGTGCTTGAAAAGGTCGGTGTAGAGTCAAAGCAGCCGAACTCAGCGATCCGTAAATGTGTAAGGGTTCAGCTTATAAAGAACGGTCGTGTCGTGACGGCCTTCTTGCCTGGCGACGGTGCGTTGAACTTCGTAGACGAGCATGACGAGGTTATAATCGAAGGTATCGGGGGTACAAGGGGTAGGTCTATGGGCGACATACCCGGTGTAAGGTTTAAGGTCATAGCAGTTAACGGCGTGCCTTTAAACAGGCTTATAATAGGTAAGGCGCAAAAGCCGATCAGGTAGCTTCGGGTGGTGATCCTAGTTGTCTGAGAAGGATGAGATTAAGCTTTTCGGAAGATGGTCTTACGAGGGGGTTGAGGTTAAAGACCCTAGCCTTAAGGGCTACATATGTCTCAGACCCGTTTTCTACGCTAGGACCGGTGGACGGCATGAGCACCGGCCGTTCGCGAAGGCCAACGTTCCGATAGTGGAGAGGCTTGCAAACCAGCTTATGCGTCCCGGTAGAAACGCAGGGTTAAAGGTTAAAGCATTAAACATCATAAGGAATGCCTTTGAGATAATCCATCTTAAAACAGGCGAGAACCCTCTTCAGGTTTTAGTTAGGGCTGTGGAGAATGCTGCTCCCTGCGAGGATGTTACTAGAGTAGCCTACGGTGGTATAGTGTATCATAGAGCCGTCGACGTTTCACCTTCTAGAAGACTGGACTTGGCTTTGAGGTACCTCGTAGACGGTGCTAGGCTTAAGGCATTCGGTAATCCTAGAACCATAGACGAGTGTTTAGCCGATGAGATAATCAAGGCTGCTGAGGGCTCTCAGGATTCGTATGCCGTCCAGCGTAAGGACGAACTTGAACGCATAGCACTAGCCTCTAGGTAAACTCTCCTCAGTCCTTCTCTGTTTTCGATCGTAGCGGCCTCAAGTTGGCTACAGACGCGTTCTAGCCTAATCTGCTGGCCCTTTTTAAAGCAAACTTTTTATAACTGGTTCATGAGTTACTTCCCGAATAGGGGGATTTGACGTTATGAGCCAGAAACCTCACTTAAACCTGGTGATATGCGGGCACGTGGACCATGGTAAGAGTACTTTGATGGGTCACCTACTATACCTAGTAGGCGCTATAGATGAAAGGACTGTTAGGGAGTATGAGGAGCAGGCCAAGGCTTTGGGTAAGGAGTCGTTCAAGTATGCATGGGTTATGGATAGGCTTAAGGAGGAGAGGGAGAGAGGCCTAACTATCGACTTGGCTTTCGTCAAGTTCGAGACCGATAGGTATTTCTTCACGATCATAGATGCTCCTGGTCACAGGGACTTCATCAAAAACATGATCACCGGTGCCAGCCAGGCGGATGCTGCGCTTCTAGTGGTCTCTGCTAAGAGGGGTGAGTACGAGGTCTCGATACAGCCCGGCGGACAGGCTAGAGAGCACGCGTTCCTACTTATGACGTTAGGCGTCAGGCAGATGGCCGTAGCCATCAATAAGATGGACGACCCGACCGTCGACTGGAGCCAGAAGAGGTATGAGGAGTGTAAAGAGGGTGTAACGAGGCTTTTGAGGACGATAGGCTACAACGTTTCTAAGATACCTATAGTACCTGTCTCGGCTTGGACTGGAGACAATATAGTTAAACCTAGCGAGAAGATGCCGTGGTATAAAGGACCTACGTTGCTACAGGCTCTTGATACATTCGAGGTTCCACCGAAGCCGGTAGACAAGCCTCTGAGGATACCTATCCAAGATGTCTACACGATAACCGGTGTCGGCACCGTCCCCGTCGGTAGGGTTGAAACTGGAGTGCTTAGGGAAGGCCAGACAGTTATATTCATGCCGTCTGGAGCTAAGGGCGAGGTCAGGTCCATAGAGACTCACCACGTCAGGATCAAAGAAGCCTATCCAGGTGACAACATCGGTTTTAACGTTAGAGGCGTGTCGAAGACCGATATCCGGAGAGGTGATGTAGCAGGTCCACCTGACAATCCGCCTACGGTAGCCAAGGAGTTCATAGCTAGGATAATCGTCGTCTACCACCCGACTGCCATAGCCGTAGGCTATACGCCTGTGATGCACGCTCACACGGCTCACGTGCCATGTAAGCTCGTCGAGATTCTGAGGAAGGTGAACCCGAGGACCGGTGAAACAATCGAGGAGCATCCATCGTTCCTGAGGACCGGTGACTGTGCGATAGTGAGGATGAGGCCTCTGAAACCGGTTGTGCTAGAGCAGTATTCTGAGATACCTCAGCTCGGTAGGTTTGCCATCAGAGACATGGGAACCACC from Candidatus Bathyarchaeota archaeon harbors:
- a CDS encoding NusA-like transcription termination signal-binding factor encodes the protein MKSEGVRLTAEEMGLINIVENLTGARCRDCLIDPETGRVTFIVEEGDLRLALGKRGSKVRLLRKLLRREVDFLEYAPSPEKFIVKSLAPAKIKEVRITERPNGDKLAVVTVEPRDKGLAIGKNGRVIERARKLARKYFQISHIIVV
- the tuf gene encoding translation elongation factor EF-1 subunit alpha, with the translated sequence MSQKPHLNLVICGHVDHGKSTLMGHLLYLVGAIDERTVREYEEQAKALGKESFKYAWVMDRLKEERERGLTIDLAFVKFETDRYFFTIIDAPGHRDFIKNMITGASQADAALLVVSAKRGEYEVSIQPGGQAREHAFLLMTLGVRQMAVAINKMDDPTVDWSQKRYEECKEGVTRLLRTIGYNVSKIPIVPVSAWTGDNIVKPSEKMPWYKGPTLLQALDTFEVPPKPVDKPLRIPIQDVYTITGVGTVPVGRVETGVLREGQTVIFMPSGAKGEVRSIETHHVRIKEAYPGDNIGFNVRGVSKTDIRRGDVAGPPDNPPTVAKEFIARIIVVYHPTAIAVGYTPVMHAHTAHVPCKLVEILRKVNPRTGETIEEHPSFLRTGDCAIVRMRPLKPVVLEQYSEIPQLGRFAIRDMGTTIAAGIVEEITEKGP
- a CDS encoding 50S ribosomal protein L30e yields the protein MNPDKAIYSVVRTGKVVFGSRRSLNLLKTGKAKMIIMASNAPKDLRMLVDYYSKGASIPVYVYNGTSIELGRVCGKPFPVMMLAVRDPGESNIMELVAESYEE
- a CDS encoding 30S ribosomal protein S7, with the protein product MSEKDEIKLFGRWSYEGVEVKDPSLKGYICLRPVFYARTGGRHEHRPFAKANVPIVERLANQLMRPGRNAGLKVKALNIIRNAFEIIHLKTGENPLQVLVRAVENAAPCEDVTRVAYGGIVYHRAVDVSPSRRLDLALRYLVDGARLKAFGNPRTIDECLADEIIKAAEGSQDSYAVQRKDELERIALASR
- a CDS encoding 30S ribosomal protein S12, with product MPGEFAARVLKKKRKKFRWSYRYYKRRMLGLDIKADPLEGAPMARGIVLEKVGVESKQPNSAIRKCVRVQLIKNGRVVTAFLPGDGALNFVDEHDEVIIEGIGGTRGRSMGDIPGVRFKVIAVNGVPLNRLIIGKAQKPIR